From a single Nicotiana tabacum cultivar K326 chromosome 8, ASM71507v2, whole genome shotgun sequence genomic region:
- the LOC107775323 gene encoding uncharacterized protein LOC107775323, whose amino-acid sequence MDSTVDIQAELRSDGVGDKRPAADDVELEDAPAPKKARGSMVIGTMKKVAEMVLVLASMGKIRGGRVPTAAETEMMAVAREKLAHVCQTFAPKDVFPRDAFGAVIEDLGLNKLKEQRLGFRPPKMSIADKLLMAKRKLEKTEEFSVPSATYSSQRSQANTATAIENRGPSHVARMVPPDKPSHVINPSGSFQPASPLVHGTSASSGTLPYQLPTSEVRPVISSGVVSGNPVRDSSLVALPRVERPNFRMDGRPNGYSHTLQVQATSGDHSGVRTPTWSVQPASVPAAKRGPDNRITAQTAIKVEGGADAKSGMAPQITASRPFISQATAGNPPTIHPRLQGTSFVQSPPMSNAHAEIGKIVQKFLQPRLSERPAWTPPSRDYMNEALTCQMCKSTINEVDNVLVCDACEKGYHLKCLQTTNQKGVPRGEWHCGRCLSMTNGKPLPPKYGRVMRNINASKMSTIASAVQSSPDKKASGPDEKVIQQKIIANGKVPLKNSPSVTMANNDRNLPSEPKMENDKEMGGNIITSGKENMENKDSLRSCSNNLTVISGDKCLATSAGSSVDRSCEEKVVELKPQAPVKSETVCHSSDSSQALNHLQANDYAGVANTTEMPSEQYHETQPMASDAREYSARASVGNSSSDESKNIEQAVGQINPAETSVANKDAECGSSSSDQFQNVDWIGNVLQVADDKYYYHSCRVNGFIYNVQDYALVRFENERLIPSKLLTMWEDKKAGTKWVTVNQCYFARELPQSVGRPCMENNNEVYLSTYISVVMAGSIQGPCEVHPPRKFTEESERRARLAKGSNDVSRPLYICKWIYDESKGLFRDISC is encoded by the exons ATGGATTCAACGGTAGATATTCAGGCGGAGCTCAGATCGGACGGTGTGGGAGATAAGAGGCCGGCGGCTGATGATGTGGAATTGGAGGATGCACCGGCTCCGAAGAAGGCGAGGGGCAGTATGGTGATAGGGACTATGAAGAAGGTTGCTGAAATGGTGCTTGTACTTGCTTCTATGGGTAAGATACGAGGAGGTAGGGTTCCTACTGCTGCTGAAACGGAGATGATGGCGGTGGCAAGGGAAAAGTTGGCTCATGTATGCCAAACTTTCGCACCCAAGGATGTGTTTCCACGCGATGCTTTTGGTGCTGTCATTGAGGATCTTGGTCTTAATAAACTGAAAGAACAGAGGTTAGGGTTTCGCCCTCCCAAAATGTCCATTGCTGACAAGTTACTGATGGCTAAAAGAAAG TTGGAAAAAACTGAGGAATTTTCTGTACCCTCTGCCACATATTCATCTCAACGATCTCAAGCTAATACGGCTACAGCAATTGAAAACCGTGGTCCATCACATGTTGCCCGTATGGTTCCTCCCGATAAGCCAAGTCATGTGATAAATCCCTCTGGAAGCTTCCAACCTGCTTCACCTTTGGTTCATGGAACTTCGGCAAGCTCTGGGACTTTACCTTATCAACTGCCTACCAGTGAGGTCAGGCCAGTAATCTCTAGTGGAGTTGTCTCTGGTAATCCTGTAAGGGATTCTTCTCTAGTTGCATTGCCCAGAGTTGAAAGGCCAAATTTCAGAATGGATGGACGACCAAATGGATATTCCCATACATTGCAAGTTCAAG CAACTTCTGGAGATCACTCAGGTGTAAGAACTCCAACCTGGTCGGTGCAACCTGCGTCAGTTCCAGCAGCTAAACGTGGACCAGATAACAGGATAACAGCGCAGACAGCTATTAAAGTTGAAGGAGGAGCTGATGCCAAATCAGGTATGGCGCCCCAAATAACAGCATCTAGGCCATTTATTTCTCAGGCCACAGCCGGAAATCCACCAACTATTCACCCACGTTTACAAGGAACAAGCTTTGTCCAGTCTCCGCCTATGAGCAATGCTCATGCTGAAATTGGCAAGATTGTTCAGAAGTTTCTACAACCCCGGCTCTCGGAGCGGCCTGCCTGGACTCCTCCGTCTCGCGACTATATGAATGAGGCTTTGACTTGCCAAATGTGCAAGTCAACGATAAATGAGGTTGATAATGTACTTGTTTGTGATGCTTGTGAGAAAGGGTATCACTTAAAATGTCTCCAGACGACAAATCAAAAAGGAGTTCCTAGAGGGGAATGGCATTGTGGAAGGTGCTTATCGATGACTAATGGGAAACCGCTGCCTCCTAAATATGGTCGTGTAATGAGGAATATCAATGCCTCTAAAATGTCTACAATTGCATCAGCTGTTCAATCATCACCAGATAAAAAAGCTTCTGGTCCAGATGAGAAGGTCATTCAGCAGAAGATAATAGCAAATGGAAAGGTTCCTTTGAAGAACTCTCCTTCCGTTACTATGGCAAATAACGATAGGAATCTACCATCTGAGCCAAAGATGGAAAATGACAAAGAAATGGGAGGAAATATTATCACGTCAGGTAAAGAAAATATGGAGAATAAAGATTCCTTGAGATCCTGTTCAAATAATCTGACAGTCATTTCCGGTGATAAGTGCCTTGCTACATCTGCTGGTTCATCAGTTGATAGATCTTGTGAAGAGAAAGTGGTCGAATTGAAACCTCAGGCTCCTGTAAAATCTGAGACAGTTTGCCATTCATCTGATTCCTCGCAAGCTCTTAATCACCTGCAAGCTAATGACTATGCAGGGGTGGCAAACACGACTGAGATGCCATCTGAGCAGTATCATGAAACTCAGCCCATGGCCAGTGATGCTAGAGAATACAGCGCTAGAGCAAGTGTAGGTAACAGTTCAAGTGATGAATCTAAAAACATAGAGCAAGCTGTTGGGCAAATAAATCCTGCTGAAACTTCTGTAGCCAACAAGGATGCTGAGTGTGGTAGCTCATCATCTGATCAATTTCAAAATGTTGACTGGATTGGAAACGTTCTTCAAGTTGCAGATGACAAGTATTATTATCACTCTTGCCGTGTTAACGGATTCATATATAATGTTCAGGACTATGCTCTTGTTCGTTTTGAAAATGAGAGATTGATTCCTTCAAAGCTTCTG ACTATGTGGGAGGACAAAAAAGCGGGAACAAAGTGGGTCACTGTCAATCAATGTTACTTTGCACGGGAATTACCACAATCTGTAGGCCGCCCGTGCATGGAGAACAATAATGAG GTTTATTTGTCTACTTATATTAGCGTAGTAATGGCTGGCTCGATACAAGGCCCGTGTGAAGTACATCCTCCAAGAAAGTTTACCGAGGAAAGTGAGAGGAGAGCTCGCCTAGCAAAGGGGTCTAATGATGTATCACGACCTCTTTACATATGCAA ATGGATTTATGATGAATCAAAAGGGCTATTTCGTGATATCTCTTGTTGA